One segment of Acidovorax sp. DW039 DNA contains the following:
- a CDS encoding porin — protein MKKSLIALAVLAASGAAMAQSSVTLFGILDAGVGRISSGGTSVTGVTNSGLATSRLGFRGEEDLGGGLKAGFWLEGAVQNDTGTGQGGGAAGPGFEFKRRSTVSLSGNFGEVRLGRDLTVGYVNSTAADVFGDVGVGASIGKSFFTNVIETRKGNAISYFLPSNLGGIYGQVQYVFGESLSNAAYDKAGDYLGARIGYRNGPLDAAIAFAKGRGATAAADADQFNIFASYDLGVVKPFIGFNQEKNKAAVQTKYQSYLLGLTAPVGPGTVRVSYNDVDRKNSPDDAQKFAIGYVYDLSKRTALYGTLAHVKNKGAAAFTTNTGGLALTPTGGKNSNGYEFGIRHSF, from the coding sequence ATGAAAAAATCCCTGATTGCCCTGGCTGTGCTGGCTGCTTCCGGCGCTGCAATGGCTCAGTCTTCCGTGACACTGTTCGGTATTCTGGACGCTGGCGTGGGCCGCATTTCTTCCGGTGGCACCTCCGTTACTGGCGTGACCAACAGCGGTCTGGCAACCAGCCGTCTGGGCTTCCGCGGTGAAGAAGACCTGGGTGGCGGTCTGAAGGCCGGCTTCTGGCTGGAAGGCGCTGTGCAAAACGACACAGGTACAGGTCAAGGCGGTGGCGCTGCAGGCCCAGGCTTCGAATTCAAGCGTCGTTCTACCGTGAGCCTGTCTGGCAACTTCGGTGAAGTGCGTCTGGGTCGCGACCTGACTGTTGGCTACGTCAACTCCACAGCTGCTGACGTGTTCGGCGATGTGGGTGTGGGCGCTTCCATTGGCAAGAGCTTCTTCACCAACGTGATCGAAACCCGTAAGGGCAACGCAATCAGCTACTTCCTGCCCTCAAACCTGGGTGGCATCTACGGTCAAGTGCAATACGTGTTCGGTGAGTCCCTGTCGAACGCAGCCTACGACAAGGCTGGCGACTACCTGGGCGCACGTATCGGCTACCGCAACGGTCCTCTGGACGCTGCTATCGCCTTCGCAAAGGGCCGTGGCGCTACAGCCGCTGCCGATGCTGACCAGTTCAACATCTTCGCCAGCTACGACCTGGGCGTTGTGAAGCCATTCATCGGCTTCAACCAAGAAAAGAACAAGGCTGCCGTTCAGACCAAGTACCAAAGCTACCTGCTGGGCCTGACGGCTCCCGTGGGTCCTGGCACTGTGCGCGTGTCGTACAACGATGTAGATCGTAAGAACAGCCCTGATGACGCGCAAAAGTTCGCTATCGGCTACGTGTACGATCTGTCCAAGCGCACAGCTCTGTACGGTACTCTGGCCCACGTGAAGAACAAGGGCGCTGCTGCGTTCACAACCAACACAGGTGGTCTGGCTCTGACTCCTACTGGTGGCAAGAACTCCAACGGCTACGAATTCGGTATCCGTCACTCGTTCTAA